One region of Halomicrobium sp. LC1Hm genomic DNA includes:
- a CDS encoding ferredoxin, with amino-acid sequence MRIEYDRDTCIGMFQCVAEWDAFERDEDAGKAVLADSEETDDGVFVREVPDGAELDAKFAARSCPVDAIAVYDDDGEQLIP; translated from the coding sequence ATGCGAATCGAGTACGATCGGGATACCTGTATCGGGATGTTCCAGTGCGTCGCCGAGTGGGACGCCTTCGAACGCGACGAGGACGCCGGCAAGGCGGTGCTGGCCGACAGCGAGGAGACCGACGACGGCGTCTTCGTCCGCGAGGTCCCCGACGGCGCGGAACTCGACGCGAAGTTCGCGGCCCGCTCCTGTCCCGTCGACGCCATCGCGGTCTACGACGACGACGGCGAGCAACTGATTCCCTGA
- a CDS encoding ATP-dependent DNA helicase: protein MDVADLPGVPSWLPEHLQSAGIEALYPPQAEAVEAGVTRGENLVASIPTASGKTLIAQLAMLSAITDAAGTSEVRPRDDPENPSADGDGTALGGTALYIVPLRALASEKQAEFEQFEQYGLDVGVSTGNYESDGGWLADKDIVVATSEKVDSLVRNDAPWLDDLACVVSDEVHLVDDAERGPTLEVTLAKLRRINPDMQTVALSATIGNADVLAEWLDAALVDSDWRPISLKKGVHFGQALHLEDGSQSELPVHNSEKQTAAIVRDTLDDDGSTLVFVNSRRNAEAAAGRLASVTREALTPEERKQLADVAAEIRDVSDTETSDDLADAVADGAAFHHAGLASGHRELVEEAFRDRLLKVVSATPTLAAGVNTPSRRVVVRDWRRYDGTAGGMQPLSVLEVHQMMGRAGRPGLDPYGEAIIPAASHDELDELFDRYVWADPEPVQSKLAAEPALRTHLLATVASGFARSRDGLLEFLERTLYATQTDESGRLARVVDEVLGYLQRNDFLERDGEELSATSLGHTVSRLYLDPMSAAEIIDGLRSGGGSGASGDDASEEPAGFTTASELADEAGDGEAVNDPTAMGLYHLVARTPDMYELYLRSGDEEEYSQIAFERETEFLGRMPSEFEDDRFADWLAALKTARLLEDWASEVDEDEITDRYGVGPGDIRGKVESAQWLLGAAESLASELGLDAAPAIRRARTRVEHGVREELVDLAGVRGVGRKRARRLFDAGIESRADLRDAEKSVVLAALRGRAKTAENVLESAGHRDPSMDGVEPSEDVSCERSDGDGLASDDEKTTDDQTSLGDF, encoded by the coding sequence ATGGACGTTGCGGACCTGCCAGGTGTTCCGTCGTGGCTTCCAGAGCACCTGCAGTCGGCGGGGATCGAGGCACTGTACCCACCGCAGGCCGAGGCCGTCGAGGCCGGCGTCACGCGGGGCGAGAACCTCGTCGCCAGCATCCCGACCGCCAGCGGCAAGACCCTGATCGCACAGCTGGCGATGCTGTCGGCGATCACGGACGCCGCCGGAACGAGCGAAGTGCGTCCGCGGGACGATCCGGAGAACCCATCCGCGGACGGCGACGGCACCGCTCTCGGCGGTACGGCGCTGTACATCGTTCCCCTGCGGGCGCTGGCCAGCGAGAAGCAGGCCGAGTTCGAGCAGTTCGAGCAGTACGGGCTCGACGTGGGCGTCTCGACGGGCAACTACGAGTCCGACGGCGGGTGGCTCGCCGACAAGGACATCGTCGTCGCCACCAGCGAGAAGGTCGACTCGCTGGTGCGCAACGACGCGCCGTGGCTCGACGACCTGGCCTGTGTCGTCAGCGACGAGGTCCACCTCGTCGACGACGCCGAACGCGGGCCGACGCTGGAAGTGACCCTCGCGAAGCTGCGACGGATCAACCCCGACATGCAGACGGTCGCGCTGTCGGCGACGATCGGCAACGCCGACGTGCTCGCCGAGTGGCTCGACGCCGCACTCGTCGACTCGGACTGGCGACCGATCTCCCTGAAGAAGGGGGTCCACTTCGGACAGGCGCTCCACCTCGAAGACGGCAGCCAGTCGGAGCTGCCGGTCCACAATAGCGAGAAGCAGACCGCCGCCATCGTCCGGGACACCCTCGACGACGACGGCTCGACGCTGGTGTTCGTCAACTCCCGGCGCAACGCGGAGGCCGCCGCGGGACGACTGGCCAGCGTCACCCGCGAGGCCCTGACTCCGGAAGAGCGAAAGCAACTCGCGGACGTGGCCGCGGAGATCAGAGACGTGAGCGACACCGAGACGAGCGACGACCTGGCCGACGCCGTCGCCGACGGGGCCGCATTTCACCACGCCGGATTGGCGTCGGGACACCGCGAACTCGTCGAGGAGGCCTTCCGCGACCGACTGCTGAAGGTCGTCAGCGCCACGCCGACGCTGGCGGCGGGGGTCAACACGCCCAGCCGCCGGGTCGTCGTCCGGGACTGGCGACGCTACGACGGCACCGCTGGCGGAATGCAGCCCCTCTCGGTACTCGAAGTCCACCAGATGATGGGGCGGGCCGGCCGGCCGGGGCTGGACCCCTACGGCGAGGCGATCATCCCCGCTGCGAGCCACGACGAACTCGACGAGCTGTTCGACCGGTACGTCTGGGCCGATCCCGAGCCGGTCCAGTCGAAGCTGGCCGCCGAGCCGGCACTGCGGACTCACCTGCTGGCAACGGTCGCGAGTGGGTTCGCCCGCTCTCGGGACGGGCTGCTCGAATTCCTCGAACGAACGCTCTATGCCACCCAGACCGACGAGAGCGGCCGGCTGGCACGGGTCGTCGACGAGGTGCTGGGCTACCTGCAGCGCAACGACTTTCTGGAGCGTGACGGCGAGGAGCTCTCGGCGACCTCGCTGGGCCACACCGTGTCCCGGCTCTACCTCGACCCGATGAGCGCCGCCGAGATCATCGACGGCCTGCGGTCGGGCGGTGGCTCTGGTGCCAGCGGCGACGACGCGAGCGAGGAACCGGCCGGTTTCACGACCGCGAGCGAGCTCGCCGACGAGGCGGGCGACGGCGAGGCAGTCAACGACCCGACCGCGATGGGACTGTACCACCTCGTCGCGCGCACCCCGGACATGTACGAGCTGTACCTCCGTTCTGGCGACGAGGAGGAGTACAGCCAGATCGCCTTCGAACGTGAGACAGAGTTCCTCGGGCGGATGCCGTCGGAGTTCGAAGACGACCGGTTCGCGGACTGGCTCGCCGCGCTCAAGACCGCACGCTTGCTGGAGGACTGGGCCAGCGAGGTCGACGAGGACGAGATCACCGACCGCTACGGCGTCGGCCCCGGCGACATCCGCGGCAAGGTCGAGTCCGCCCAGTGGCTGCTGGGGGCCGCCGAGTCGCTGGCGAGCGAACTCGGGCTCGACGCCGCGCCGGCCATCCGGCGCGCCCGGACCCGAGTCGAGCACGGCGTCCGCGAGGAGCTGGTCGACCTGGCGGGCGTCCGCGGCGTCGGGCGCAAGCGCGCACGACGGCTGTTCGACGCCGGCATCGAGAGCCGTGCCGACCTCCGAGACGCCGAGAAGTCGGTCGTGCTGGCGGCGCTGCGCGGCAGGGCCAAGACCGCCGAGAACGTCCTGGAGAGCGCCGGCCACCGCGATCCGTCGATGGACGGCGTCGAGCCCTCCGAGGACGTGTCGTGCGAGCGAAGCGACGGCGACGGGCTAGCGTCGGACGACGAGAAGACGACAGACGACCAGACCAGCCTGGGTGATTTCTGA
- the cgi121 gene encoding KEOPS complex subunit Cgi121 codes for MQVIEGTATVDDVDQFVERLGSLGEDHGVVVQAFDARYVVDRRHLERAVELADRAFDRGESIARDRAVEILLYAAGRRQINRALAMGVGEGSQPAVVVVHDPTGEGSEAAAADAVSDLLEPGETLGRYDEGLVREFFDVNEAELAATSGTLSDLVAERVALLTVER; via the coding sequence ATGCAGGTGATCGAGGGCACTGCGACCGTCGACGACGTGGACCAGTTCGTCGAGCGACTCGGATCGCTGGGCGAAGATCACGGCGTCGTCGTCCAGGCGTTCGACGCCCGCTACGTCGTCGACCGACGGCACCTCGAACGGGCGGTCGAGTTGGCCGATCGCGCGTTCGACCGCGGCGAGTCGATCGCCCGCGACCGGGCCGTCGAGATCCTGCTGTACGCCGCCGGTCGCCGCCAGATCAACCGCGCGCTGGCGATGGGCGTCGGAGAGGGCAGCCAGCCCGCCGTCGTCGTGGTCCACGACCCCACGGGCGAGGGCAGCGAGGCCGCGGCCGCCGACGCCGTCAGCGACCTGCTCGAACCGGGCGAGACGCTCGGTCGGTACGACGAGGGGCTCGTGCGGGAGTTCTTCGACGTGAACGAGGCCGAGCTGGCGGCGACCAGTGGCACGCTCTCGGATCTCGTCGCCGAGCGGGTCGCGCTGTTGACCGTCGAGCGATGA